A DNA window from Mytilus edulis chromosome 14, xbMytEdul2.2, whole genome shotgun sequence contains the following coding sequences:
- the LOC139503113 gene encoding chromosome partition protein Smc-like isoform X1 yields MDIPVDEILMHTEEPVEPMDYSETNIDEKIHRFFLELITTHGLKWTTFLADLGFRSKLLLKLPQEKKDDHFCYYLEYWLGTVTFLGQNPVSHLYRALIKSQHKDLVDELKLKFPSGTIGSISDQEFADVERHLLHVNSLSNTAKKIREPTGFDIHEELMRVEREIWRNITDHELQEIKAYLRNKKREKFGKKVLEEIKTCVDLMQKLHETCLVQENNFGFLKAILKFVNREDLIQKITALEERINGLPKENEFMEVSATGSTLKLKMKVKQNLVSMFSSSTRIIQQKIADKTQDLQKIDERATELTSKSESCRQKMEECAKQKMQIEIQIRNLRSEADVLQCSEKTLGSEFISIQKDKDALKYLHKKQATELDSFRNKLKRENELLVKHKKELESMKQELNRVVTDGDSPVIEKKEHVDPKPVNEKPAILVMAAVENIKDLETFKCDVQKAVSKNKILDVVIENNTTAEFLSETDKQMQTAKLIFILVSDVFVKRCWPDVSKMKNLTSALVDKNPLVVPVKIVANVRFPMGLKSAHCLAFHRCDGYYKEALGKVLKEIMEYM; encoded by the exons ATGGACATACCAGTTGATG agatATTGATGCATACCGAGGAACCTGTTGAACCAATGGATTATTCAGAGACTA ATATTGATGAAAAAATCCATAGGTTTTTCCTTGAGTTAATTACAACGCATGGCTTGAAATGGACTACATTTCTTGCTGACCTCGGGTTCAGATCAAAATTGTTGCTTAAATTGCCACAAGAAAAGAAAGATgatcatttttgttattatttggaGTATTGGCTTGGTACCGTTACATTTTTAGGACAAAACCCAGTTTCACATTTGTATAGAGCCCTTATAAAGTCTCAACACAAAGACCTCGTAGATGAACTCAAGCTCAAGTTTCCAAGTG GTACTATAGGTTCAATATCTGATCAAGAGTTTGCAGATGTTGAAAGACATCTCTTGCACGTCAACAGTTTAAGCAACACTGCAAAGAAAATTA GGGAGCCGACCGGTTTTGACATTCACGAAGAATTAATGCGTGTGGAGAGAGAAATTTGGAGAAATATAACTGATC ATGAGCTACAGGAAATAAAAGCGTATTTACGTAATAAAAAGAGAGAGAAATTTGGTAAAAAGGTACTTGAAGAGATAAAAACCTGTGTTGACCTCATGCAAAAGTTACATGAGACATGTTTGGTACAGGAGAACAATTTCGGATTTCTAAaagcaattttaaaatttgtgaaTCGAGAAGATCTAATACAAAAGATAACTGCATTGGAAGAGCGAATAAATGGACTACCAAAAG agaATGAGTTCATGGAAGTATCGGCTACAGGATCAACATTGAAATTAAAGATGAAAGTAAAGCAGAATCTTGTATCCATGTTTTCAAGTTCAACTAGAATCATACAACAAAAAATTGCTGATAAGACTCAAGATTTACAGAAAATTGACGAAAGAGCAACTGAACTGACAAGCAAGTCTGAATCATGCCGCCAGAAAATGGAAGAATGTGctaaacaaaaaatgcaaattgaAATTCAGATTAGAAATTTGCGGTCAGAAGCAGATGTTTTACAATGTTCAGAGAAGACTTTAGgaagtgaatttatttcaattcaaaaagaCAAAGACGCCCTAAAATATTTACACAAGAAGCAAGCAACTGAATTAGATAGTTTCAGAAACAAATTGAAAAGGGAAAACGAATTACTAGTGAAGCACAAGAAAGAATTAGAGAGTATGAAACAAGAATTGAATAGAGTCG TTACTGATGGTGATAGTCCTGTCATTGAGAAAAAAG AGCATGTTGATCCCAAACCTGTTAATGAGAAACCAG CGATACTAGTGATGGCTGCCGTAGAgaatataaaagatttagaaaCATTTAAGTGTGACGTTCAAAAAGCAgtgtcaaaaaataaaatacttgaTGTAGTAATTGAAAACAACACCACTGCCGAATTTCTAAGCGAAACTGACAAGCAAATGCAGACAGCAAAACTAATATTCATTCTGGTATCCGATGTGTTTGTGAAACGTTGCTGGCCTGATGTCTCCAAGATGAAAAATCTGACTTCCGCATTAGTTGATAAAAATCCATTGGTAGTTCCTGTGAAAATTGTAGCCAATGTCAGATTTCCTATGGGATTAAAATCAGCTCACTGCCTTGCCTTTCACAGATGTGACGGCTATTACAAGGAAGCACTAGGAAAGGTTTTGAAAGAGATCATGGAATACATGTAG
- the LOC139503113 gene encoding myosin-10-like isoform X2 has translation MDIPVDEILMHTEEPVEPMDYSETNIDEKIHRFFLELITTHGLKWTTFLADLGFRSKLLLKLPQEKKDDHFCYYLEYWLGTVTFLGQNPVSHLYRALIKSQHKDLVDELKLKFPSGTIGSISDQEFADVERHLLHVNSLSNTAKKIREPTGFDIHEELMRVEREIWRNITDHELQEIKAYLRNKKREKFGKKVLEEIKTCVDLMQKLHETCLVQENNFGFLKAILKFVNREDLIQKITALEERINGLPKENEFMEVSATGSTLKLKMKVKQNLVSMFSSSTRIIQQKIADKTQDLQKIDERATELTSKSESCRQKMEECAKQKMQIEIQIRNLRSEADVLQCSEKTLGSEFISIQKDKDALKYLHKKQATELDSFRNKLKRENELLVKHKKELESMKQELNRVEHVDPKPVNEKPAILVMAAVENIKDLETFKCDVQKAVSKNKILDVVIENNTTAEFLSETDKQMQTAKLIFILVSDVFVKRCWPDVSKMKNLTSALVDKNPLVVPVKIVANVRFPMGLKSAHCLAFHRCDGYYKEALGKVLKEIMEYM, from the exons ATGGACATACCAGTTGATG agatATTGATGCATACCGAGGAACCTGTTGAACCAATGGATTATTCAGAGACTA ATATTGATGAAAAAATCCATAGGTTTTTCCTTGAGTTAATTACAACGCATGGCTTGAAATGGACTACATTTCTTGCTGACCTCGGGTTCAGATCAAAATTGTTGCTTAAATTGCCACAAGAAAAGAAAGATgatcatttttgttattatttggaGTATTGGCTTGGTACCGTTACATTTTTAGGACAAAACCCAGTTTCACATTTGTATAGAGCCCTTATAAAGTCTCAACACAAAGACCTCGTAGATGAACTCAAGCTCAAGTTTCCAAGTG GTACTATAGGTTCAATATCTGATCAAGAGTTTGCAGATGTTGAAAGACATCTCTTGCACGTCAACAGTTTAAGCAACACTGCAAAGAAAATTA GGGAGCCGACCGGTTTTGACATTCACGAAGAATTAATGCGTGTGGAGAGAGAAATTTGGAGAAATATAACTGATC ATGAGCTACAGGAAATAAAAGCGTATTTACGTAATAAAAAGAGAGAGAAATTTGGTAAAAAGGTACTTGAAGAGATAAAAACCTGTGTTGACCTCATGCAAAAGTTACATGAGACATGTTTGGTACAGGAGAACAATTTCGGATTTCTAAaagcaattttaaaatttgtgaaTCGAGAAGATCTAATACAAAAGATAACTGCATTGGAAGAGCGAATAAATGGACTACCAAAAG agaATGAGTTCATGGAAGTATCGGCTACAGGATCAACATTGAAATTAAAGATGAAAGTAAAGCAGAATCTTGTATCCATGTTTTCAAGTTCAACTAGAATCATACAACAAAAAATTGCTGATAAGACTCAAGATTTACAGAAAATTGACGAAAGAGCAACTGAACTGACAAGCAAGTCTGAATCATGCCGCCAGAAAATGGAAGAATGTGctaaacaaaaaatgcaaattgaAATTCAGATTAGAAATTTGCGGTCAGAAGCAGATGTTTTACAATGTTCAGAGAAGACTTTAGgaagtgaatttatttcaattcaaaaagaCAAAGACGCCCTAAAATATTTACACAAGAAGCAAGCAACTGAATTAGATAGTTTCAGAAACAAATTGAAAAGGGAAAACGAATTACTAGTGAAGCACAAGAAAGAATTAGAGAGTATGAAACAAGAATTGAATAGAGTCG AGCATGTTGATCCCAAACCTGTTAATGAGAAACCAG CGATACTAGTGATGGCTGCCGTAGAgaatataaaagatttagaaaCATTTAAGTGTGACGTTCAAAAAGCAgtgtcaaaaaataaaatacttgaTGTAGTAATTGAAAACAACACCACTGCCGAATTTCTAAGCGAAACTGACAAGCAAATGCAGACAGCAAAACTAATATTCATTCTGGTATCCGATGTGTTTGTGAAACGTTGCTGGCCTGATGTCTCCAAGATGAAAAATCTGACTTCCGCATTAGTTGATAAAAATCCATTGGTAGTTCCTGTGAAAATTGTAGCCAATGTCAGATTTCCTATGGGATTAAAATCAGCTCACTGCCTTGCCTTTCACAGATGTGACGGCTATTACAAGGAAGCACTAGGAAAGGTTTTGAAAGAGATCATGGAATACATGTAG